One stretch of Streptomyces sp. NBC_00443 DNA includes these proteins:
- a CDS encoding response regulator transcription factor, whose product MTIRVLLADDQALLRSAFRVLVDSEPDMEVVAEASDGAEAVRLAKEERADVVLMDIRMPGTDGLAATRMISADPALAHVRVVILTTFEVDDYVVQSLRAGASGFLGKGSEPDELLAAIRVAAGGEALLSPAATKGLIARFLAQGDADDDRDPARAERLGALTGREREVLVQVAGGHSNDEIAERLAVSPLTVKTHVNRAMSKLGARDRAQLVVIAYESGLVRPRVE is encoded by the coding sequence ATGACGATCCGTGTCCTGCTCGCCGACGACCAGGCCCTGTTGCGCAGCGCCTTCCGGGTGCTGGTCGACTCCGAGCCCGACATGGAGGTCGTCGCCGAGGCGTCCGACGGGGCGGAGGCGGTGCGGCTGGCCAAGGAGGAGCGGGCGGACGTCGTCCTGATGGACATCCGCATGCCCGGCACCGACGGCCTCGCCGCCACCCGCATGATCAGCGCCGACCCGGCCCTGGCCCACGTCCGCGTCGTCATACTGACAACCTTCGAGGTCGACGACTACGTCGTGCAGTCGCTGCGCGCCGGCGCCTCCGGCTTCCTCGGCAAGGGCTCCGAACCCGACGAACTCCTCGCCGCCATCCGTGTCGCGGCCGGCGGTGAGGCCCTGCTCTCGCCGGCCGCCACCAAGGGCCTGATCGCCCGCTTCCTCGCCCAGGGCGACGCCGACGACGACCGCGACCCGGCCCGCGCCGAGCGGCTCGGCGCGCTCACCGGCCGGGAGCGCGAGGTCCTGGTCCAGGTCGCCGGCGGGCACTCCAACGACGAGATCGCCGAGCGGCTGGCGGTCAGCCCGCTGACGGTGAAGACGCACGTCAACCGGGCCATGTCCAAGCTCGGCGCCCGCGACCGGGCGCAGCTCGTGGTGATCGCGTACGAGTCCGGGCTGGTACGTCCAAGGGTGGAGTGA
- a CDS encoding efflux RND transporter permease subunit yields MSWLSKFSLAQRALIGLMSIIAIVFGAIAIPQLKQQLLPSIELPMVSVLAPYQGAAPDVVEKQVVEPIEDSLEAVDGITGVTSTASEGNAVIMASFDYGPDNQQLVADVQQAVNRARAQLPDDVDPQVIAGSTDDIPTVVLAVSSGRDQQALADRLDRTVVPDLKDIDGVGQVTVDGVRDLQVTVTPDDAKLAKAGLTSADLSEALRAGGATVPAGSFDEGGGNRTVQVGGGFTSLQQIEDLRVTGAGGAGGAGGAGGGADASGQKPVRLGSVATVEQEQAPADSLTRTDGKPSLAIAVTMDRDGSAVAISDAVQDKLAEMRKDLGSDATLTVVSDQGPAVSKSIDGLTTEGALGLLFAVLVILVFLASIRSTLVTAVSIPLSVVLALIVLWTRDLSLNMLTLGALTIAIGRVVDDSIVVLENIKRHLGYGEERQEAILKAVREVAGAVTSSTLTTVAVFLPIGLVGGMVGELFGSFSLTVTAALLASLLVSLTVVPVLSYWFLRAPKGTPEDAAEARRIAEEKEAKSRLQRFYVPVLRFATRRRMTSVLLAIVILIGTFGMAPLLKTNFFDQGEQEVLTVKQELKPGTSLTATDEQAKKVEKLLADTEGVKDYQVTIGSSGFMAAFGGGTDTNQASYQVMLEDSASYEDVQDRVEAGLKKLDGIGTTTIAAGDGFGAQDLSVVVKAADAQVLRKASEQVREAVAGLDDVTDVTSDLAQSVPRISVKANDKAAAAGFNDQTLGLAVAQAVRGNTAAQATLDDTERDVVIKSAKPAETLKELRDLSLGSVKLGAVADVKVVDGPVSMTRIDGQRAATISAKPTGDNTGAVSADLQSRINSLTLPAGATASIGGVSEDQDDAFVNLGLAMLAAIAIVFMLLVATFRSLIQPLILLVSIPFAATGAIGLLIATGTPMGVPAMIGMLMLIGIVVTNAIVLIDLINQYRSQGYGVVEAVIEGGRHRLRPILMTALATIFALLPMALGVTGEGGFIAQPLAVVVIGGLITSTLLTLLLVPTLYAMVELRKERRAKKRAAKRAKKTGVTAQPTPAADSASDSGEPETAGV; encoded by the coding sequence ATGTCCTGGCTGTCGAAGTTCAGCCTCGCTCAGCGCGCCCTGATAGGCCTGATGTCGATCATCGCGATCGTCTTCGGCGCCATCGCGATACCCCAGCTCAAGCAGCAGCTGCTGCCCTCCATCGAACTGCCCATGGTGTCCGTGCTGGCGCCGTACCAGGGCGCCGCGCCGGACGTGGTCGAGAAGCAGGTCGTCGAGCCGATCGAGGACAGCCTCGAGGCCGTCGACGGCATCACCGGCGTCACCTCCACGGCCAGTGAGGGCAACGCCGTGATCATGGCGTCCTTCGACTACGGCCCCGACAACCAGCAGCTGGTCGCCGACGTCCAGCAGGCCGTCAACCGGGCCCGCGCCCAGCTGCCGGACGACGTGGACCCGCAGGTCATCGCTGGTTCCACGGACGACATCCCGACCGTCGTCCTCGCCGTCTCCTCCGGCCGGGACCAGCAGGCGCTGGCCGACCGGCTCGACCGGACCGTCGTGCCGGACCTGAAGGACATCGACGGTGTCGGCCAGGTCACCGTCGACGGCGTACGGGACCTCCAGGTCACCGTGACCCCGGACGACGCGAAGCTGGCGAAGGCGGGCCTGACCTCGGCGGACCTCTCCGAGGCACTGAGGGCGGGCGGCGCCACCGTCCCGGCGGGCTCCTTCGACGAGGGCGGCGGCAACCGCACCGTCCAGGTGGGCGGCGGGTTCACCTCGCTGCAGCAGATCGAGGACCTGAGGGTCACCGGCGCGGGCGGCGCGGGCGGCGCGGGCGGTGCGGGCGGCGGTGCGGACGCTTCCGGTCAGAAGCCGGTCCGCCTCGGCTCCGTCGCCACCGTCGAGCAGGAGCAGGCCCCGGCCGACTCCCTCACGCGCACGGACGGCAAGCCGTCCCTCGCGATCGCGGTCACCATGGACCGCGACGGCAGCGCGGTCGCGATCTCCGACGCGGTCCAGGACAAGCTCGCCGAGATGCGCAAGGACCTCGGCTCCGACGCCACGCTGACCGTGGTCAGCGACCAGGGCCCGGCGGTCTCGAAGTCCATCGACGGCCTGACCACCGAGGGCGCGCTCGGCCTGCTCTTCGCGGTCCTCGTCATCCTGGTCTTCCTCGCGTCGATCCGCTCCACGCTGGTGACGGCGGTCTCGATCCCCCTGTCGGTGGTCCTGGCCCTGATCGTCCTGTGGACGCGCGACCTGTCGCTGAACATGCTGACGCTCGGCGCGCTCACCATCGCCATCGGCCGGGTCGTCGACGACTCGATCGTGGTCCTGGAGAACATCAAGCGCCACCTCGGCTACGGCGAGGAGCGCCAGGAGGCCATCCTCAAGGCGGTCCGCGAGGTCGCCGGCGCGGTCACCTCCTCCACCCTCACCACGGTCGCGGTCTTCCTGCCGATCGGCCTGGTCGGCGGCATGGTGGGCGAGCTGTTCGGCTCGTTCAGCCTGACCGTGACGGCCGCGCTGCTGGCGTCGCTGCTGGTCTCGCTGACCGTCGTACCGGTCCTGTCGTACTGGTTCCTGCGGGCCCCGAAGGGCACCCCCGAGGACGCCGCCGAAGCGCGCCGGATCGCGGAGGAGAAGGAGGCGAAGAGCAGGCTCCAGCGCTTCTACGTCCCCGTCCTGCGCTTCGCGACCCGCCGCCGTATGACCAGCGTGCTGCTCGCGATCGTCATCCTCATCGGCACGTTCGGCATGGCGCCGCTGCTGAAGACGAACTTCTTCGACCAGGGCGAGCAGGAAGTCCTCACCGTCAAGCAGGAGTTGAAGCCGGGCACCAGCCTGACGGCGACCGACGAGCAGGCGAAGAAGGTCGAGAAGCTGCTCGCCGACACCGAGGGCGTGAAGGACTACCAGGTCACGATCGGCTCGTCCGGCTTCATGGCGGCCTTCGGCGGCGGCACCGACACCAACCAGGCGTCCTACCAGGTGATGCTGGAGGACTCGGCGTCCTACGAGGACGTACAGGACCGCGTCGAGGCCGGCCTGAAGAAGCTGGACGGCATCGGTACGACCACCATCGCGGCCGGTGACGGCTTCGGCGCCCAGGACCTGAGCGTCGTCGTGAAGGCGGCCGACGCTCAGGTGCTGCGCAAGGCGTCCGAGCAGGTCCGCGAGGCGGTGGCCGGCCTGGACGACGTCACCGACGTGACCAGCGACCTCGCGCAGAGCGTGCCGCGCATCTCGGTGAAGGCCAACGACAAGGCGGCCGCGGCCGGCTTCAACGACCAGACCCTCGGTCTGGCCGTCGCCCAGGCGGTCCGCGGCAACACGGCGGCTCAGGCGACCCTCGACGACACGGAGCGGGACGTCGTCATCAAGTCGGCGAAGCCTGCCGAGACCCTGAAGGAGCTTCGGGACCTGAGCCTGGGCTCGGTGAAGCTGGGTGCCGTCGCGGACGTGAAGGTGGTGGACGGCCCGGTCTCGATGACCCGCATCGACGGCCAGCGCGCGGCCACGATCTCCGCGAAGCCGACCGGCGACAACACGGGCGCGGTGAGCGCGGACCTCCAGTCCAGGATCAACTCGCTGACCCTCCCGGCCGGCGCGACGGCCTCGATCGGGGGTGTCTCCGAGGACCAGGACGACGCGTTCGTCAACCTGGGCCTGGCGATGCTGGCGGCGATCGCGATCGTCTTCATGCTCCTGGTCGCGACCTTCCGTTCCCTCATCCAGCCCCTGATCCTGCTCGTCTCCATCCCGTTCGCGGCGACGGGCGCGATCGGCCTCCTGATCGCGACCGGCACCCCGATGGGTGTCCCCGCGATGATCGGCATGCTGATGCTGATCGGCATCGTGGTGACGAACGCGATCGTGCTGATCGACCTCATCAACCAGTACCGGAGCCAGGGTTACGGCGTCGTCGAGGCCGTGATCGAGGGCGGCCGCCACCGCCTCCGCCCCATCCTCATGACGGCCCTGGCAACGATCTTCGCCCTCCTCCCCATGGCCCTCGGCGTCACCGGCGAAGGCGGCTTCATCGCCCAGCCCCTGGCCGTGGTCGTGATCGGCGGCCTGATCACGTCGACCCTCCTCACCCTGCTCCTCGTACCGACGCTGTACGCGATGGTGGAGCTTCGGAAGGAACGGCGGGCGAAGAAACGGGCGGCGAAGCGGGCGAAGAAGACCGGGGTGACCGCGCAGCCGACGCCGGCTGCGGACTCGGCTTCGGACTCGGGTGAGCCGGAGACGGCTGGGGTCTGA
- a CDS encoding IS110 family transposase, with product MIDTGDIDVFLGLDVGKGEHHATAITPAGKKAFDKRLPNTEPKLRELFAKLQAKHGTVLVVVDQPASIGALPLAVARDMGCPVAYLPGLTMRRIADLYPGEAKTDAKDAFIIADAARAMPHTLRAIDCEDETIAELEMIVGFDDDLAGEATRVANRLHGLLTQIHPSLERVLGPRLQHPAVLALLERFGSPAQIRKAGRRRLITLLRPKAPRMAERLVEEIFAALDEQTVTVPGTEAAALIVPSLAGSLTAVLDQRKLLAGRIEELLEDHPLSKVLTSMPGVGVRTGARILIEVGDGSTFPTAGHLAAYAGLAPATRSSGSSIRGEQPARRGNKQLKRAFFLSAFAALGDPASRIYYDKKIAQGKHHTQALLCLARRRADVLFAMLRDGTFYEPRPASAG from the coding sequence GTGATCGACACCGGCGACATCGACGTCTTCCTCGGCCTGGACGTCGGCAAAGGCGAACACCACGCCACCGCCATCACCCCGGCTGGCAAGAAGGCCTTCGACAAGCGCCTGCCCAACACCGAACCCAAGCTCCGCGAGCTGTTCGCGAAACTCCAGGCCAAGCACGGAACGGTGCTGGTCGTGGTCGACCAGCCGGCCTCCATCGGGGCCCTGCCGCTGGCGGTCGCCCGGGACATGGGCTGCCCGGTCGCCTACCTGCCGGGCCTGACGATGCGGCGGATCGCCGACCTTTACCCGGGCGAGGCGAAGACGGACGCGAAGGACGCGTTCATCATCGCCGACGCCGCCCGCGCGATGCCGCACACGCTGCGCGCGATCGACTGCGAGGACGAGACGATCGCCGAGCTGGAGATGATCGTCGGCTTCGACGACGACCTGGCCGGCGAGGCGACCCGGGTCGCGAACCGGCTGCACGGACTGCTGACCCAGATCCATCCATCGCTGGAACGGGTCCTGGGACCACGGTTGCAGCACCCGGCCGTCCTGGCCCTGCTGGAACGGTTCGGGTCCCCGGCCCAGATACGCAAGGCCGGCCGACGGCGGCTGATCACCCTGCTGCGGCCGAAGGCGCCGAGGATGGCCGAGCGCCTGGTCGAGGAGATATTCGCCGCGTTGGACGAGCAGACCGTGACGGTCCCGGGCACCGAGGCGGCCGCGTTGATCGTCCCGAGCCTGGCCGGCTCGCTGACGGCCGTGCTTGATCAGCGGAAACTCTTAGCCGGGCGGATCGAGGAACTGCTGGAGGACCACCCTCTTTCCAAAGTCCTGACGTCGATGCCAGGAGTCGGCGTCAGGACCGGAGCCCGCATCCTGATCGAGGTCGGCGACGGCAGCACCTTCCCCACCGCCGGCCACCTCGCCGCCTACGCCGGACTCGCCCCCGCGACCCGCAGTTCCGGATCCTCAATCCGCGGCGAACAGCCTGCCCGGAGAGGAAACAAGCAGCTCAAACGGGCTTTCTTCCTCTCCGCGTTCGCGGCACTCGGCGACCCGGCATCGCGGATCTACTACGACAAGAAGATCGCCCAGGGCAAGCACCACACCCAGGCCCTGCTCTGCCTCGCCCGACGCCGGGCCGACGTCCTCTTCGCCATGCTCCGCGACGGAACCTTCTACGAACCCCGGCCAGCCTCAGCCGGCTGA
- a CDS encoding DUF1266 domain-containing protein, whose amino-acid sequence MEQALLDAKSREDWPAYFATLARNRLYFEVLREKAEARFLNTYSVFGHDPRVPGGKVWAVYTEGMLPAPEPHRVFDWREFAWFTKGWTPDFPEMMVINPGSPCEAFLPAAPPHSHVWAQYAKHTDGPSDEPALRTLRVGGPLRGPVAHGLACGAHLIVHHGRPWNALAYHGHGYRYERRMLRNSWGVTSRPEWQAQQRALLATEGAKPVWEFALGLRRTIAQEVGGHVETGHWCETAARVLRLRAGGETFLTPDGVTTTTPMPAAETETRIQGVQHLIGRITRYEARMRADGLLGDGQYVTSVDAWDLGRASCMARWGMSTRYGTLPEAEAAVVEAGYHAARRYESWQGFSVGFILGRCLHFDNDRFGSWYEDMVTVHRILMSDPGSPWVNIPFR is encoded by the coding sequence GTGGAACAGGCGTTGCTCGACGCCAAGTCCCGCGAAGACTGGCCAGCCTACTTCGCGACCCTCGCCCGAAATCGGCTTTATTTCGAAGTACTGCGGGAAAAGGCGGAAGCCAGGTTCCTGAACACCTACTCCGTGTTCGGGCACGACCCCCGGGTTCCCGGTGGCAAGGTCTGGGCGGTGTACACGGAGGGCATGCTGCCCGCGCCCGAGCCGCACCGCGTGTTCGACTGGAGAGAGTTCGCGTGGTTCACGAAGGGCTGGACGCCTGACTTTCCGGAGATGATGGTCATCAATCCGGGCAGTCCGTGCGAGGCGTTCCTGCCGGCCGCGCCGCCGCACTCCCACGTCTGGGCCCAGTACGCCAAACACACCGACGGCCCTTCGGACGAACCGGCGCTGCGGACGCTGCGGGTGGGCGGCCCGCTGCGCGGTCCCGTGGCCCACGGACTGGCCTGCGGCGCCCACCTCATCGTCCACCACGGCCGGCCCTGGAACGCCCTGGCATACCACGGCCACGGTTATCGATACGAACGCCGGATGCTGCGCAATTCGTGGGGCGTCACCAGCCGCCCCGAGTGGCAGGCACAGCAGCGCGCCCTGCTGGCCACCGAGGGCGCCAAGCCTGTCTGGGAGTTCGCCCTCGGCCTACGCCGCACCATCGCCCAGGAGGTCGGCGGCCACGTCGAGACCGGCCACTGGTGCGAGACCGCCGCCCGCGTCCTGCGCCTGCGGGCGGGAGGCGAGACCTTCCTCACCCCGGACGGCGTCACCACGACTACGCCCATGCCCGCGGCCGAGACTGAGACGCGAATCCAAGGCGTCCAGCACCTCATCGGCCGTATCACCCGCTACGAGGCCCGCATGCGCGCCGACGGTCTGCTCGGCGACGGCCAGTACGTCACCTCCGTGGACGCCTGGGATCTCGGCCGGGCCTCCTGCATGGCGCGCTGGGGCATGAGCACTCGCTACGGCACTCTGCCGGAAGCCGAAGCAGCCGTCGTCGAAGCCGGGTACCACGCAGCACGCCGCTACGAGTCCTGGCAGGGCTTCTCCGTCGGCTTCATCCTCGGCCGCTGCCTGCACTTCGACAACGACAGGTTCGGCAGCTGGTATGAGGACATGGTCACCGTCCACCGGATCCTCATGTCCGACCCCGGCAGCCCCTGGGTCAACATCCCGTTCCGGTAA
- a CDS encoding putative T7SS-secreted protein, translated as MGLGDMVNDLGDGLESAVDGVSEGVGEAVNWGADKAADGLSAVGADGAAEGVRDFGEGVNNRLGGDVAERRLGESEDPKELVHGSPQALESRARHLRDFFRAFESVGQGMRSLDGEGWQGKAADAFREKFDMHPKQWLTAADACEAAAKALEAYADTVRWAQQQAQTAIDAHRNAQEDSRRAVDAHNAQVTAYNQAAAQYNAAASAGRDPGRKPTEPGAFVDPGAAGRKEAEEILAEARRQRTDAARDAQRRVAAALETAPPKPEFTDRVKADAADTVVSTQLNQAHVLGGLLKGGADLVKLVRTVNPMDSYNITHPGEYVKNSNMLLAGLVGTAAHPERLPKAVIGSGWSSDPGDSLGYLASNLIGGKGATGMARGAARGAAEGAATGAARRSLGKAAEGIRNFARELKCKVFGGDPIDMATGRMSLPQTDVTLPARLPLLFSRQFESSYEAGRWFGPRWASTADQRLEIDAEGVICVREDGSLLSYPHPAPGVPVLPLNGERHPLTIDAYGDYAITDPAADRTWHFAAPGGDGNGIALLEQITDRSGQWLTFEYDHEGAPKAIAHSAGYHLTIETTGDRITALSLAADGHDIELVRFGYDDHGHLTGVTNSSGIPTRFTNDELGRITAWTDTNDSSYHYVYDDQGRCTSQSGEAGHLSNTFVYGDTDPDTGHRTITATNSLGHSTRYDVNSDLQVVAESGPDGSTTRTTYDRYHRPLTITDPLGRTRSHAYDEAGRLVMAVRPDGRYSSIGYDDQGRPVAIAGPDGTHVAQQFDEFGNRTQVTDTASGTTTRFTYDDLGHLASVTDATGATSTVRCNPAGLPVEVTDPLGGVTRYERDAFGRPTTITDPTGAVTRLEWTVEGRLSRRITADGATESWTYDGEGNCTSHTDAMGAVSRYEYTHFDLMSARTGPDGVRYEFAHDTELHLTKVTNPQELTWSYEYDAAGRLVAETDFDDRRLTYQHDRAGQLTASTTASGRTICFDRDVLGRVVRKDAAGAVTTYAYDATGGLARAVGADAVLTLQRDDSGRLMSETVNGRTLTYTYDVLGRRTSRTTPSCASSTWMYDAAGNRTELTTGGHTLAFTHDAAGRELTRHIGEALTLTNAFDPLGRLTKQELTGPGDTRLEHRAYTYRADGNLTGIDDHLNGARRFDLDAVGRVTAVHAANWTESYAYDAAGNQTRAAWPDSMPGQDATGDRTYTGTRITRAGNVRYEHDEAGRITLRQKTRLSRKPDTWRYTWDAEDRLTSVVTPDGTTWRYRYDPLGRRTAKQRLAADAETVLEQVDFTWDGTTLCEQTTHTPGTGQSAITLTWDHQGVRPLTQTERKHLTDTPQEEIDQRFYAIVTDLVGTPTELVDERGDIAWHTRSTLWGTTAWDRGATAYTPLRFPGQYFDPETGLHYNFHRHYDPETARYATRDPLGLIPAPNPATYVQNPHTRSDSLGLAPDCPPGENARGIFDFRGPNPDFPADAAAVDAMRSAPIGGNIDCSEIAEYILRESGGQGKVINFTIKNDPIINIPENSGQLVTEYRYHDVYTDGRYVYDPAMRADPIPYGDYERAIRLLNPGKKLVVQNGGYSGPLW; from the coding sequence ATGGGCCTGGGGGACATGGTCAACGACCTCGGGGACGGCCTGGAGAGCGCCGTCGACGGCGTGAGCGAGGGGGTCGGCGAGGCCGTCAACTGGGGTGCGGACAAGGCGGCGGACGGCCTGTCGGCGGTCGGTGCGGACGGCGCGGCCGAGGGGGTGCGCGACTTCGGCGAGGGGGTGAACAACCGGCTGGGCGGCGATGTCGCCGAGCGCCGGCTGGGAGAGAGCGAGGACCCCAAGGAGTTGGTCCACGGCAGTCCCCAGGCGCTGGAGTCGCGGGCCCGGCATCTGCGGGACTTCTTCCGGGCGTTCGAGAGCGTCGGCCAGGGGATGCGCTCGTTGGACGGCGAGGGCTGGCAGGGCAAGGCGGCTGACGCCTTCCGCGAGAAGTTCGACATGCATCCCAAGCAGTGGCTGACGGCGGCCGATGCCTGCGAGGCGGCGGCCAAGGCGCTGGAGGCGTACGCGGACACGGTGCGCTGGGCGCAGCAGCAGGCGCAGACCGCGATCGACGCCCACCGCAACGCGCAGGAGGACAGCCGGCGGGCGGTGGACGCGCACAACGCTCAAGTGACGGCGTACAACCAGGCCGCCGCCCAGTACAACGCGGCGGCTTCGGCGGGACGCGACCCGGGCCGCAAACCGACCGAGCCGGGCGCCTTCGTCGATCCGGGGGCGGCCGGCCGGAAGGAGGCCGAGGAGATCCTGGCCGAGGCGCGCCGCCAGCGCACCGACGCCGCCCGCGACGCGCAGCGCCGGGTGGCCGCCGCGCTGGAGACGGCTCCGCCGAAGCCGGAGTTCACCGACCGGGTGAAGGCCGACGCGGCGGACACCGTCGTGAGCACGCAGCTGAACCAGGCCCACGTCCTGGGCGGTCTCCTGAAGGGAGGCGCTGACCTGGTGAAGCTGGTCCGCACCGTCAACCCGATGGACTCCTACAACATCACCCACCCCGGCGAGTATGTGAAGAACTCCAACATGCTGCTGGCCGGCCTGGTGGGCACCGCCGCCCACCCCGAACGCCTGCCCAAGGCCGTCATCGGCAGCGGCTGGAGCAGCGATCCGGGTGACTCCCTGGGCTACCTCGCCTCGAACCTGATCGGCGGCAAAGGCGCCACCGGCATGGCCCGAGGGGCCGCACGAGGGGCTGCGGAGGGCGCGGCGACCGGAGCGGCGCGCAGGAGTCTCGGCAAGGCGGCCGAGGGGATCAGGAATTTCGCCCGGGAGCTGAAGTGCAAGGTTTTCGGCGGCGACCCGATCGACATGGCCACCGGCCGCATGTCCCTGCCGCAGACCGACGTCACCCTGCCCGCCAGGCTGCCGCTGCTCTTCTCCCGGCAGTTCGAGTCGTCGTACGAGGCCGGCCGATGGTTCGGACCGAGGTGGGCCTCAACCGCTGACCAGCGCCTGGAGATCGACGCCGAGGGTGTCATCTGCGTCCGCGAGGACGGTTCCCTGCTGTCCTACCCCCACCCCGCGCCCGGGGTGCCCGTCCTGCCCCTGAACGGCGAGCGCCACCCGCTGACCATCGACGCCTACGGCGACTACGCCATCACCGACCCCGCGGCCGACCGCACCTGGCACTTCGCGGCCCCGGGCGGCGACGGCAACGGCATCGCCCTGCTGGAACAGATCACCGACCGCTCCGGCCAGTGGCTCACCTTCGAGTACGACCACGAGGGCGCCCCCAAGGCGATCGCACACTCGGCCGGCTACCACCTCACGATCGAGACGACCGGGGACCGAATAACCGCCCTGAGCCTGGCGGCCGACGGCCACGACATCGAACTGGTCCGCTTCGGCTACGACGACCACGGCCACCTGACCGGGGTGACGAACTCCTCCGGCATCCCGACCCGCTTCACCAACGACGAACTGGGCCGCATCACTGCCTGGACCGACACGAACGACTCGTCCTACCACTACGTCTACGACGACCAGGGCCGCTGCACCTCCCAGTCGGGCGAGGCCGGCCACCTGAGCAACACCTTCGTCTATGGCGACACCGACCCGGACACCGGCCACCGGACCATTACGGCGACCAACTCCCTGGGCCACAGCACCCGTTACGACGTCAACAGCGATCTGCAGGTGGTGGCCGAGAGCGGCCCCGACGGATCGACGACCCGCACCACATACGACCGCTATCACCGCCCGCTGACCATCACGGACCCCCTGGGCCGCACGCGGAGCCACGCGTACGACGAGGCAGGCCGCCTGGTGATGGCCGTCCGCCCCGACGGCCGCTACAGCAGCATCGGCTACGACGACCAGGGCCGGCCGGTGGCCATAGCCGGCCCGGACGGCACCCACGTCGCCCAGCAGTTCGACGAGTTCGGCAACCGCACACAGGTGACCGACACCGCCTCGGGGACCACGACCCGCTTCACCTACGACGACCTCGGTCACCTGGCGTCGGTCACGGACGCGACGGGCGCGACGAGCACGGTCCGCTGCAACCCCGCGGGCCTGCCCGTAGAGGTCACGGACCCGCTCGGCGGGGTGACCCGCTACGAGCGGGACGCCTTCGGCCGCCCGACCACGATCACCGACCCGACGGGTGCGGTGACCCGCCTGGAGTGGACGGTGGAGGGCCGCCTGTCCCGCCGTATCACCGCGGACGGCGCCACGGAATCGTGGACGTACGACGGCGAGGGCAACTGCACCAGCCACACGGATGCCATGGGTGCCGTATCCCGTTACGAGTACACCCACTTCGACCTGATGTCGGCTCGCACCGGACCGGACGGGGTGCGCTACGAATTCGCTCACGACACCGAACTCCACCTGACGAAGGTCACGAACCCCCAGGAACTGACCTGGTCGTACGAGTACGACGCGGCCGGGCGGCTGGTCGCGGAGACGGACTTCGACGACCGTCGGCTGACGTACCAACACGACAGAGCAGGCCAGTTGACGGCCAGCACCACGGCTTCAGGCCGGACCATCTGCTTCGACAGGGACGTGCTGGGCCGCGTGGTGCGGAAGGACGCGGCCGGAGCGGTCACGACGTACGCGTACGACGCGACGGGCGGCCTGGCCCGGGCAGTCGGCGCGGATGCGGTTCTGACGTTGCAGCGGGACGATTCCGGCCGCCTGATGTCCGAGACGGTCAACGGCCGCACGCTCACCTACACCTACGACGTCCTGGGCCGCCGCACCAGCCGCACCACGCCGTCGTGCGCGAGCAGCACTTGGATGTACGACGCGGCGGGCAACCGCACGGAACTGACCACCGGAGGCCACACCCTCGCCTTCACGCACGACGCGGCCGGCCGCGAACTGACCCGGCACATCGGCGAAGCCCTCACCCTGACCAACGCCTTCGACCCCCTGGGCCGCCTGACGAAGCAGGAACTCACCGGACCGGGCGACACGCGCCTCGAGCACCGCGCCTACACCTACCGCGCCGACGGCAACCTGACCGGCATCGACGACCACCTGAACGGCGCCCGCCGCTTCGACCTCGATGCCGTCGGCCGGGTCACCGCTGTCCACGCCGCGAACTGGACGGAGTCCTACGCCTACGACGCGGCAGGCAACCAGACCCGAGCCGCCTGGCCGGACTCCATGCCAGGCCAGGACGCAACCGGCGATCGCACCTACACCGGCACCCGAATCACGCGCGCGGGCAATGTCCGCTACGAGCACGACGAAGCAGGCCGGATCACCCTGCGCCAGAAAACCCGCCTGTCCCGCAAACCGGACACCTGGCGCTACACCTGGGACGCCGAAGACCGCCTCACCTCGGTGGTCACCCCCGACGGCACGACCTGGCGCTACCGCTACGACCCCCTGGGCCGCCGCACCGCCAAACAACGCCTCGCCGCCGACGCCGAAACGGTCCTGGAACAGGTGGACTTCACCTGGGACGGCACGACCCTGTGCGAACAGACCACGCACACCCCCGGCACCGGCCAGTCGGCCATCACCCTCACCTGGGATCACCAGGGCGTACGCCCCCTGACCCAGACCGAACGCAAACACCTCACCGACACGCCCCAGGAGGAGATCGACCAGCGCTTCTACGCCATCGTCACCGACCTGGTCGGCACCCCCACCGAACTCGTCGACGAGCGCGGCGACATCGCCTGGCACACCCGCAGCACTCTGTGGGGCACCACCGCGTGGGACCGTGGCGCCACCGCCTACACACCCTTGCGTTTCCCGGGCCAGTACTTCGATCCCGAAACGGGCCTCCACTACAACTTCCACCGGCATTACGACCCGGAGACCGCCCGCTACGCCACACGGGACCCGCTGGGTTTGATCCCTGCTCCAAACCCTGCCACCTACGTGCAAAACCCCCACACGCGATCAGATTCACTCGGGCTTGCACCGGATTGCCCGCCTGGTGAAAATGCTCGTGGGATCTTCGACTTCAGGGGGCCAAATCCGGATTTCCCTGCTGACGCAGCTGCGGTCGACGCTATGCGCTCGGCACCAATCGGTGGAAATATCGACTGTTCAGAAATCGCCGAATACATCCTACGCGAAAGTGGAGGGCAAGGAAAGGTTATCAACTTCACCATCAAGAACGATCCAATCATCAACATTCCCGAAAATTCTGGCCAGCTCGTGACAGAGTATCGCTATCACGACGTCTACACAGACGGTCGATACGTGTACGATCCTGCGATGAGGGCAGATCCGATTCCGTATGGCGACTATGAGCGAGCTATTCGACTATTGAACCCCGGCAAGAAGCTCGTTGTCCAAAATGGTGGGTACTCGGGCCCCCTATGGTGA